A genomic segment from Dermatobacter hominis encodes:
- the cpaB gene encoding Flp pilus assembly protein CpaB, whose translation MSSRRTLILIGAVVIGALAAFLTLSYVRGVENRSDEAAQMVEVVVAAGPIAKGSSSDAAIEGQQLVMEKRRQDELPASPVRRFADIQGQVAAVDLGGGEVITASMFVPATALNGSKSANLDKGNVAITITVDEAAGVAGLVQPGDNINILANYCSVTTGGASGGTEGGDACALQRNGAAGSGAVTLGEPSSYLFQGVKVLAVGQSLGQPVAAAPAAEGADPATATTAPPAASPLITVQLPPDQAQLLASLRSASLYLTLNRPDYTPVPIPFTNSLPALPGELGTSPYPAQAASGQ comes from the coding sequence GTGAGTTCACGCAGAACGTTGATCCTCATCGGAGCGGTGGTCATCGGGGCGCTGGCCGCCTTCCTGACCCTGAGCTACGTGCGAGGGGTCGAGAACCGCTCGGACGAGGCGGCACAGATGGTCGAGGTCGTCGTCGCGGCCGGACCGATCGCCAAGGGTTCGAGCAGCGATGCCGCCATCGAAGGCCAGCAGCTGGTGATGGAGAAGCGCCGCCAGGACGAGCTCCCCGCGAGCCCCGTCCGTCGCTTCGCCGACATCCAGGGCCAGGTCGCCGCCGTCGACCTGGGCGGCGGCGAGGTCATCACGGCCTCGATGTTCGTCCCGGCGACGGCGCTCAACGGCTCCAAGTCCGCCAACCTGGACAAGGGCAACGTGGCCATCACGATCACGGTCGACGAGGCCGCCGGCGTGGCCGGTCTGGTCCAGCCCGGCGACAACATCAACATCCTCGCCAACTACTGCAGCGTCACCACCGGCGGTGCGTCCGGTGGCACCGAGGGCGGCGACGCCTGCGCCCTGCAGCGCAACGGTGCGGCCGGCTCGGGTGCGGTCACCCTCGGCGAGCCCTCGAGCTACCTGTTCCAGGGCGTCAAGGTCCTGGCCGTCGGCCAGTCGCTCGGCCAGCCGGTCGCAGCGGCCCCGGCCGCCGAGGGCGCCGACCCCGCCACGGCCACCACGGCGCCTCCCGCCGCCTCGCCGCTCATCACCGTGCAGCTGCCGCCCGACCAGGCCCAGCTGCTGGCGTCGCTGCGCTCGGCGAGCCTCTACCTGACGCTCAACCGGCCCGACTACACGCCGGTGCCGATCCCGTTCACCAACTCGCTGCCGGCGCTGCCCGGTGAGCTCGGCACCTCGCCGTACCCGGCACAGGCGGCGAGCGGACAGTGA
- a CDS encoding AAA family ATPase, producing the protein MTDFAVTSEAPQPTIRVSVAVVESHVPTRERIMGLLGDGVTPFSTVEELAARLTGAVPVVAVLGPSCSDEATLAVSERVQREYPLMATILVVDELSTQLLQTALRAGVRDVLALTGESGALAQAVQRVAISLDQAPRSAVMPVPATPTPEDAEPLPSVDGQVITVFSTKGGAGKSMLSTSLAVELARRSDQPVCLVDADLQFGDVAVMLKLTPHHTIVDAVSVLDRMDPPLLESLLVTHEPSGLRVMPAPLEPAFADQVGATEMVSIVEMLRSFCAYVIVDTPAYFNDVVLGLVEASDRVLLVAGMDIPNIKNVKIGLQTLRLLNTPMEKLLLVLNRANSKVKLDVGEVERTLQVKADVLIPSDICVPQAVNKGEPVVMHAPKSGVSRAIQQLADQFVPADVAARRRR; encoded by the coding sequence GTGACCGACTTCGCCGTGACCTCCGAGGCGCCGCAACCGACCATCAGGGTGTCGGTGGCCGTCGTCGAGTCCCACGTCCCCACCCGCGAGCGGATCATGGGGCTGCTGGGCGACGGCGTCACCCCCTTCAGCACCGTCGAGGAGCTGGCCGCACGCCTCACCGGCGCCGTGCCGGTGGTGGCCGTGCTCGGCCCGTCCTGCAGCGACGAGGCGACCCTCGCGGTCAGCGAGCGCGTCCAGCGGGAGTACCCGCTCATGGCCACCATCCTGGTGGTCGACGAGCTGAGCACCCAGCTCCTCCAGACGGCCCTGCGAGCCGGCGTCCGCGACGTGCTCGCCCTCACCGGCGAGTCCGGTGCGCTGGCGCAGGCCGTGCAGCGGGTCGCGATCTCGCTCGACCAGGCGCCCCGCAGCGCGGTGATGCCCGTCCCGGCGACCCCGACCCCCGAGGACGCCGAGCCGCTGCCGTCGGTCGACGGCCAGGTCATCACCGTGTTCTCGACCAAGGGCGGCGCCGGCAAGTCGATGCTGTCGACCTCGCTCGCCGTCGAGCTGGCCCGCCGTTCGGACCAGCCGGTCTGCCTGGTCGACGCCGACCTGCAGTTCGGTGACGTGGCGGTGATGCTCAAGCTGACGCCGCACCACACGATCGTCGACGCCGTGTCCGTGCTCGACCGCATGGACCCGCCGCTGCTCGAGAGCCTGCTCGTCACCCACGAGCCGTCGGGCCTCCGTGTGATGCCCGCCCCGCTGGAGCCGGCGTTCGCCGACCAGGTCGGGGCGACAGAGATGGTCTCGATCGTCGAGATGCTGCGGTCCTTCTGCGCCTACGTCATCGTCGACACGCCGGCCTACTTCAACGACGTGGTCCTCGGCCTCGTCGAGGCCTCGGACCGGGTGCTGCTCGTCGCCGGCATGGACATCCCGAACATCAAGAACGTGAAGATCGGGCTCCAGACCCTGCGCCTGCTCAACACGCCGATGGAGAAGCTCCTGCTCGTCCTGAACCGGGCGAACAGCAAGGTGAAGCTCGACGTCGGCGAGGTCGAGCGCACGCTCCAGGTGAAGGCCGACGTCCTCATCCCCAGCGACATCTGCGTCCCGCAGGCGGTGAACAAGGGCGAACCGGTGGTGATGCACGCACCGAAGTCCGGCGTCAGCCGGGCGATCCAGCAGCTCGCCGACCAGTTCGTGCCCGCCGACGTCGCCGCCCGCCGTCGCCGCTGA
- a CDS encoding CpaF family protein, translating to MSLYQRINEQQGGQPNQPKQPGQPAQGQPGPGGAGGTGGAGGAGGTGGPNQPRPPAQPAPQVPRRDPALNELRHRVHQQLIDELGPILFDRRLSEQDLRRRVHEQLHSAIAAERVPLSAADKAQLIQDVSDDILGYGPIDKLLRDEDVTEVMVNGPDMVFVERSGKLTRDETIRFIDSDHVRRVIDKIVSEVGRRIDESTPMVDARLPDGSRVNAVISPLSIGGPFLTIRKFSTDPLQIDDLIRFGSVNAQAARFLQACIVGKLNVIVAGGTGTGKTTMLNVLSSFIPEDERIITVEDAKELQLHQDHVLCMESRPPNVEGRGEVTIRDLVKNCLRMRPDRIVVGECRSGEALDMLQAMNTGHDGSLTTVHANSPRDTLARLETLVLMAGFDLPVRAIREQMASAIDVIVQLSRLRDGTRRVTHITEVQGMEGDVITLQDVFLFDFGAGVDESGRYRGQLQATGVRPKFAEKLADQGIRLGPEVFSRDGGRKAVTGR from the coding sequence GTGTCCCTGTACCAGCGCATCAACGAGCAGCAGGGCGGTCAGCCGAACCAGCCCAAGCAGCCCGGCCAGCCCGCCCAGGGCCAGCCCGGGCCCGGCGGCGCGGGCGGGACCGGTGGCGCGGGCGGTGCCGGCGGCACCGGCGGTCCGAACCAGCCGCGCCCCCCGGCCCAGCCGGCGCCGCAGGTGCCCCGCCGTGACCCGGCCCTGAACGAGCTGCGCCACCGCGTCCACCAGCAGCTGATCGACGAGCTCGGCCCGATCCTGTTCGACCGCCGGCTGTCCGAGCAGGACCTCCGCCGCCGGGTGCACGAGCAGCTGCACTCCGCGATCGCCGCCGAGCGGGTGCCGCTGTCGGCCGCCGACAAGGCGCAGCTGATCCAGGACGTCAGCGACGACATCCTCGGCTACGGCCCGATCGACAAGCTCCTCCGCGACGAGGACGTCACCGAGGTCATGGTCAACGGCCCGGACATGGTCTTCGTCGAGCGCAGCGGCAAGCTGACGCGCGACGAGACGATCCGCTTCATCGACTCCGACCACGTCCGCCGGGTGATCGACAAGATCGTCTCCGAGGTCGGCCGTCGCATCGACGAGTCGACCCCGATGGTGGACGCCCGCCTGCCCGACGGCTCCCGCGTCAACGCGGTGATCTCGCCGCTGTCGATCGGCGGCCCGTTCCTCACCATCCGGAAGTTCTCGACCGACCCGCTGCAGATCGACGACCTGATCCGCTTCGGCTCGGTCAACGCCCAGGCCGCCCGCTTCCTGCAGGCCTGCATCGTCGGCAAGCTCAACGTGATCGTCGCCGGCGGTACCGGCACCGGCAAGACGACGATGCTCAACGTGCTCTCGTCGTTCATCCCGGAGGACGAGCGCATCATCACCGTCGAGGACGCCAAGGAGCTCCAGCTCCACCAGGACCACGTGCTCTGCATGGAGTCCCGTCCGCCGAACGTCGAGGGCCGCGGCGAGGTCACGATCCGCGACCTCGTCAAGAACTGCCTCCGCATGCGCCCCGACCGCATCGTCGTCGGCGAGTGCCGTTCCGGCGAGGCGCTCGACATGCTCCAGGCGATGAACACGGGCCACGACGGCTCGCTGACCACGGTCCACGCCAACAGCCCTCGTGACACGCTCGCCCGTCTCGAGACGCTGGTCCTCATGGCCGGCTTCGACCTGCCGGTGCGGGCCATCCGCGAGCAGATGGCGTCGGCCATCGACGTGATCGTCCAGCTGTCCCGCCTCCGGGACGGCACCCGCCGCGTCACCCACATCACCGAGGTGCAGGGCATGGAGGGCGACGTGATCACGCTCCAGGACGTGTTCCTCTTCGACTTCGGCGCCGGCGTCGACGAGTCCGGCCGCTACCGGGGCCAGCTGCAGGCGACGGGCGTGCGCCCGAAGTTCGCCGAGAAGCTGGCCGACCAGGGCATCCGGCTCGGCCCGGAGGTCTTCTCCCGCGACGGTGGTCGCAAGGCGGTCACCGGCCGGTGA
- a CDS encoding type II secretion system F family protein has protein sequence MTARPNRRRALNSRRARSLTVGLAAAACLLGAIGIVAPAGAADDPAPSLVVQSVNARGPQVQVQGNLVGSDPSDLAASVKGTEVDSKVTAGPDLPLDAVVVLDNSASLGNATVQLAKQALEPLLPGNGITRSLGLVTTGGGAAVEIGGTTSAQAFQDALDEVEPVGASVTWDGLVRGADLLSEGGIAQRSIILFSASAPTSGTATATTAQGALAQAGAQLNAVVMPRGADVEAIDNMVGGLGGSVVPAADENALAGAFDSMAVQLGGRYLLQFDSPAGASGSTQLTVSAGKLTSTVAYVPGTTKTGSVNLAPPVVESESIVERILGNPLGLIFVVLVGFAAIALFLWTLMNMVLPGSDNLSRRLKVYEDPYGDEAGEEEIPDGSHTTVPIIQRAVEFTGDVADRRGVLQKLEGDLERAGLPLRGAEALFFLAAGVVLVTLLVFALTRNILLTLIVAGLGILVPQGALSFAVRRRCKAFEQQLPDTLTLLAGTLRAGYSIGQGFEAVSTEIDDPMGRELRRVVTETRLGRPLDESLEAVAERMKSDDFSWAVMAIRIQREVGGNLAELLVTVADTMTQRERLRRDVATLTAEGRMSAIVLGLLPPGLGAVMWAINGEYMSKLLTPGLGYILLGLGLVSMLIGFAWMKKIITIEV, from the coding sequence GTGACCGCTCGACCCAACCGTCGAAGGGCCCTCAACTCTCGGAGAGCCCGCTCGCTCACCGTCGGGCTCGCGGCCGCCGCGTGCCTCCTGGGCGCGATCGGCATCGTCGCGCCCGCCGGCGCCGCCGACGACCCGGCCCCGTCGCTCGTCGTCCAGAGCGTCAACGCCCGCGGACCGCAGGTCCAGGTGCAGGGCAACCTCGTCGGGTCCGATCCGTCGGACCTCGCGGCGTCGGTCAAGGGCACCGAGGTGGACAGCAAGGTCACCGCGGGGCCGGACCTGCCGCTCGACGCCGTGGTGGTGCTCGACAACTCGGCGTCGCTCGGCAACGCCACCGTGCAGCTCGCCAAGCAGGCGCTCGAGCCGCTGCTGCCGGGCAACGGGATCACCCGGTCGCTCGGCCTCGTGACCACCGGCGGCGGCGCCGCGGTGGAGATCGGCGGCACGACCTCCGCCCAGGCGTTCCAGGACGCTCTCGACGAGGTCGAGCCCGTCGGCGCCTCGGTCACGTGGGACGGCCTCGTCCGCGGCGCGGACCTGCTCAGCGAGGGCGGCATCGCCCAGCGCAGCATCATCCTCTTCTCGGCCTCGGCGCCCACCAGCGGGACGGCGACCGCCACCACCGCGCAGGGTGCGCTGGCGCAGGCCGGTGCCCAGCTCAACGCCGTCGTCATGCCCCGGGGGGCCGACGTCGAGGCGATCGACAACATGGTCGGCGGCCTCGGCGGCTCGGTCGTCCCGGCCGCGGACGAGAACGCCCTCGCCGGTGCCTTCGACTCCATGGCCGTCCAGCTCGGCGGTCGGTACCTGCTCCAGTTCGACAGCCCGGCCGGTGCGTCGGGCAGCACCCAGCTGACGGTCTCGGCCGGCAAGCTGACCTCGACGGTGGCCTACGTGCCCGGCACGACCAAGACGGGCTCCGTCAACCTCGCCCCGCCGGTGGTGGAGAGCGAGTCGATCGTCGAGCGGATCCTCGGCAACCCCCTGGGCCTGATCTTCGTCGTGCTCGTCGGCTTCGCGGCGATCGCGCTGTTCCTCTGGACCCTGATGAACATGGTCCTGCCGGGGTCCGACAACCTGAGCCGCCGGCTCAAGGTGTACGAGGACCCGTACGGCGACGAGGCCGGCGAGGAGGAGATCCCTGACGGCTCGCACACCACGGTGCCGATCATCCAGCGGGCCGTCGAGTTCACCGGCGACGTCGCCGACCGCCGCGGCGTCCTGCAGAAGCTCGAGGGCGACCTCGAGCGCGCCGGCCTGCCGCTCCGCGGCGCCGAGGCGCTCTTCTTCCTCGCCGCCGGCGTGGTCCTGGTGACGCTGCTCGTCTTCGCCCTGACCCGCAACATCCTGTTGACGCTGATCGTCGCCGGCCTCGGGATCCTGGTGCCGCAGGGCGCCCTCAGCTTCGCGGTGCGGCGCCGCTGCAAGGCGTTCGAGCAGCAGCTGCCCGACACGCTCACGCTCCTGGCCGGCACGCTGCGCGCCGGCTACTCGATCGGCCAGGGCTTCGAGGCCGTCTCGACCGAGATCGACGACCCGATGGGCCGTGAGCTCCGACGGGTCGTGACCGAGACGCGGCTGGGTCGTCCCCTCGACGAGTCGCTCGAAGCGGTCGCCGAGCGCATGAAGAGCGACGACTTCAGCTGGGCCGTGATGGCCATCCGGATCCAGCGGGAGGTCGGCGGCAACCTGGCCGAGCTCCTGGTCACCGTGGCCGACACGATGACCCAGCGCGAGCGCCTGCGCCGCGACGTCGCCACGCTCACCGCAGAGGGCCGCATGAGCGCCATCGTGCTCGGCCTGCTCCCGCCCGGCCTGGGCGCGGTCATGTGGGCGATCAACGGCGAGTACATGTCCAAGCTCCTGACCCCGGGTCTGGGCTACATCCTGTTGGGCCTGGGCCTCGTCTCGATGCTCATCGGGTTCGCCTGGATGAAGAAGATCATCACGATCGAGGTGTGA
- a CDS encoding type II secretion system F family protein: protein MSPILLLSVLLLAAAIGAAVWAVLSQLDERQVVRESLRQLDGYEVENQRDQEMLAPLKDRALGPLVDGVTDLGKRFTPVGYVEKVKQKLVYAGMPDQSAVDRFLGVRVIGIGIAALVFLLLFVINLLGLSGNMRLAVPGIIMLVLVLYPDMWLNRKVEARQHEIQITLPDVMDLLVISVEAGLGFEQAIDRVVNSVPGPLSDEFSRMLGETRAGASRSDAMRAMDDRCNVPELRSFVMAIIQADQFGVSIGRVLRAQADEMRIKRRQLAQERAQKAPVKMLIPMVFCIFPALFVVVIGPAIMNIRESL from the coding sequence ATGTCCCCGATCCTCCTGCTCTCCGTGCTGCTCCTCGCCGCCGCCATCGGCGCGGCGGTGTGGGCGGTGCTCAGCCAGCTCGACGAGCGCCAGGTCGTGCGCGAGTCGCTGCGTCAGCTCGACGGCTACGAGGTCGAGAACCAGCGCGACCAGGAGATGCTGGCGCCGCTCAAGGACCGTGCCCTCGGGCCGCTGGTCGACGGCGTCACCGACCTGGGCAAGCGGTTCACCCCGGTGGGCTACGTCGAGAAGGTCAAGCAGAAGCTCGTCTACGCCGGCATGCCCGACCAGTCGGCGGTCGACCGCTTCCTCGGCGTCCGCGTCATCGGCATCGGCATCGCCGCGCTGGTCTTCCTGCTGCTCTTCGTCATCAACCTGCTGGGGCTGAGCGGCAACATGCGCCTGGCCGTGCCCGGGATCATCATGCTCGTGCTCGTCCTGTACCCGGACATGTGGCTCAACCGGAAGGTGGAGGCCCGCCAGCACGAGATCCAGATCACGCTGCCCGACGTCATGGACCTCCTCGTCATCTCGGTCGAGGCCGGCCTCGGCTTCGAGCAGGCGATCGACCGGGTGGTGAACTCGGTGCCGGGTCCGCTGTCGGACGAGTTCTCCCGCATGCTCGGCGAGACCCGCGCCGGCGCCTCCCGCTCGGACGCCATGCGGGCGATGGACGACCGCTGCAACGTGCCGGAGCTCCGGTCGTTCGTGATGGCGATCATCCAGGCCGACCAGTTCGGCGTGTCGATCGGCCGCGTGCTGCGGGCCCAGGCCGACGAGATGCGCATCAAGCGCCGCCAGCTCGCCCAGGAGCGGGCCCAGAAGGCCCCGGTGAAGATGCTGATCCCGATGGTGTTCTGCATCTTCCCGGCCCTGTTCGTCGTCGTGATCGGCCCGGCCATCATGAACATCCGCGAGAGCCTGTGA
- a CDS encoding lysophospholipid acyltransferase family protein encodes MAVRLDPTALARRLGFPFTAAPTPPGVEPPVEPDELGDRYDTDWARRPVARATRRASLATVGRIGTAVLARPTVRNLDRLEDLDGNAIFVANHHSHLDTPVLLTHLPRPWRDEMVVAAAADHFFDTKPKAALISWAYGAIPMERKKVSRRSAETSARLIDDGWSLLIFPEGGRSPDGWGQPHKGGAAYLAVRCGVPVVPVHLDGTGRILPKGSSAPRPGAVDVNIGTPLRAREDEDARRFAARLEKAVAELADETETDWWSARLRAHGGGTPGLQGPEDSWIRDWRSPDRVPRVSDSDRRWSSGRRP; translated from the coding sequence ATGGCGGTCCGCCTCGACCCGACCGCGCTCGCCAGGCGGCTGGGCTTCCCGTTCACCGCGGCGCCGACGCCGCCCGGGGTCGAGCCGCCGGTCGAGCCCGACGAGCTCGGCGACCGCTACGACACCGACTGGGCCCGCCGACCCGTGGCCCGAGCGACACGGCGAGCCTCGCTCGCCACGGTCGGGCGCATCGGCACCGCCGTGCTGGCCCGTCCGACGGTCCGCAACCTCGACCGGCTCGAGGACCTCGACGGCAACGCCATCTTCGTCGCCAACCACCACAGCCACCTCGACACGCCGGTGCTGCTCACCCACCTCCCGCGGCCCTGGCGCGACGAGATGGTGGTGGCGGCGGCCGCCGACCACTTCTTCGACACGAAGCCGAAGGCCGCGCTGATCTCGTGGGCCTATGGCGCCATCCCGATGGAGCGCAAGAAGGTCAGCCGGCGCTCCGCCGAGACCTCGGCCCGCCTGATCGACGACGGCTGGTCGCTGCTGATCTTCCCCGAGGGCGGCCGCAGCCCCGACGGCTGGGGCCAGCCCCACAAGGGCGGTGCCGCCTACCTGGCGGTTCGCTGCGGCGTGCCGGTCGTCCCCGTGCACCTCGACGGCACCGGCCGGATCCTGCCGAAGGGCTCCAGCGCGCCGCGCCCGGGGGCCGTCGACGTCAACATCGGCACGCCCCTCCGGGCCCGCGAGGACGAGGACGCCCGGCGCTTCGCCGCCCGCCTGGAGAAGGCGGTCGCCGAGCTGGCCGACGAGACCGAGACCGACTGGTGGTCCGCCCGGCTGCGCGCCCACGGGGGCGGCACGCCGGGGCTCCAGGGCCCCGAAGACAGCTGGATCCGCGACTGGCGCTCCCCCGACCGGGTGCCGCGCGTCAGCGACAGCGATCGGCGATGGAGCTCCGGCAGAAGACCGTGA
- a CDS encoding lactate racemase domain-containing protein — protein sequence MLDVDRSTPPVLFHHGEQLRLEKLPADRSRIIYPPEPLPGLARPDEAIRHALEEPIDSEPLSALLFPDMKLTIAFDDISLPLPQMRRPDIRQRVIEAVLDLAAEAGVTDVHLIAALALHRRMTEAELRHAVGDRVYDAFAPRGQLYNHDAEDPDGMTLIGTTRHGEEVQISTRAAESDLIVYVNINLVAMDGGWKSTATGLSGYQALRHHHNVHTMRRSRSFMDQENSELHTRNWRQGEVLRDAGIKVFQIETTVNNDLYGDGPMQVLAKREWEWNARDRATFMAAKVGLDRLSPANRRKILHGWRAPYAMTSVQAGEVEAVHKVTTQHVYDQQLVPVQGQTDILALGLPYICPYNVNSIMNPILVMCLGLGYFFNLYKGRPLVREGGVLIMSHPTTPEFHPVHHPSYIDFFEEVLAETTDPEVMEAQFEERFATDDWYRHLYRTSNAYHGVHPFYMWYWGSHALEHLGGVIVVGGDPATVRRLGFRPASTMADALEMASDVVGRQPTITYFKNPPISMADVT from the coding sequence GTGCTCGACGTCGACCGCTCGACGCCGCCCGTGCTGTTCCACCACGGAGAGCAGCTGCGACTGGAGAAGCTGCCGGCCGACCGGAGCCGGATCATCTACCCGCCCGAGCCGCTACCGGGCCTGGCGCGCCCCGACGAGGCGATCCGCCACGCGCTCGAGGAGCCGATCGACTCCGAGCCGCTCTCCGCGCTGCTGTTCCCCGACATGAAGCTGACGATCGCGTTCGACGACATCTCGCTGCCGCTGCCGCAGATGCGCCGACCCGACATCCGCCAGCGCGTGATCGAGGCCGTGCTCGACCTGGCTGCCGAGGCCGGCGTCACCGACGTCCACCTGATCGCCGCGCTCGCGCTGCACCGGCGCATGACCGAGGCCGAGCTGCGCCACGCCGTCGGCGACCGGGTCTACGACGCGTTCGCACCGCGGGGACAGCTCTACAACCACGACGCCGAGGACCCGGACGGCATGACGCTGATCGGCACGACCCGCCACGGCGAGGAGGTGCAGATCTCCACGCGGGCGGCCGAGTCGGACCTGATCGTCTACGTCAACATCAACCTGGTCGCGATGGACGGCGGCTGGAAGTCCACCGCCACCGGCCTCTCCGGCTACCAGGCGCTCCGCCACCACCACAACGTCCACACCATGCGCCGGTCGCGCAGCTTCATGGACCAGGAGAACTCCGAGCTCCACACCCGCAACTGGCGCCAGGGCGAGGTCCTGCGGGACGCGGGCATCAAGGTCTTCCAGATCGAGACGACGGTCAACAACGACCTCTACGGCGACGGACCGATGCAGGTCCTCGCCAAGCGGGAGTGGGAGTGGAACGCCCGTGACCGGGCGACGTTCATGGCGGCCAAGGTCGGCCTCGACCGCCTCTCCCCCGCCAACCGCCGCAAGATCCTCCACGGCTGGCGCGCCCCCTACGCCATGACGTCGGTGCAGGCCGGCGAGGTCGAGGCGGTCCACAAGGTCACGACCCAGCACGTGTACGACCAGCAGCTCGTGCCGGTGCAGGGCCAGACCGACATCCTCGCCCTGGGGCTCCCGTACATCTGCCCGTACAACGTGAACTCGATCATGAACCCGATCCTCGTGATGTGCCTCGGGCTCGGCTACTTCTTCAACCTCTACAAGGGCCGGCCGCTCGTCCGCGAGGGCGGCGTGCTCATCATGAGCCACCCGACGACGCCCGAGTTCCACCCGGTGCACCACCCGAGCTACATCGACTTCTTCGAGGAGGTGCTCGCCGAGACGACGGACCCCGAGGTGATGGAGGCGCAGTTCGAGGAGCGCTTCGCCACCGACGACTGGTACCGCCACCTCTACCGGACGAGCAACGCCTACCACGGCGTCCACCCCTTCTACATGTGGTACTGGGGCAGCCACGCCCTCGAGCACCTCGGCGGCGTGATCGTCGTCGGCGGCGACCCCGCCACCGTGCGGCGGCTCGGGTTCCGCCCCGCGTCCACGATGGCCGACGCGCTCGAGATGGCCTCCGACGTCGTCGGGCGCCAGCCCACGATCACCTACTTCAAGAACCCGCCGATCTCCATGGCGGACGTGACCTGA
- a CDS encoding zinc-binding dehydrogenase yields MSDEAAVLVEPTACAVHGALRARVRPGDTVALIGAGTLGLLTLAALQALTPVDPAQGGAAIIGAKHPHQRELARELGATVVCEPGELARAVRRATGTQVLGGAPGGGPRGTGRLTGGADVTIDCVGSAESLATALAVTRPTGRVVMVGMPGVVKADLTPLWQREIELVGAYAYGTEQLPGGGTARTFDLAMALVRDLDLGRLVTATYPLQRADDAIAHAASAGSRGAVKIAFDLRT; encoded by the coding sequence ATGTCCGACGAGGCCGCCGTCCTCGTCGAGCCGACCGCCTGCGCGGTGCACGGCGCGCTGCGGGCCCGGGTTCGACCGGGCGACACCGTCGCCCTCATCGGCGCCGGCACGCTCGGCCTCCTCACGCTGGCGGCGCTGCAGGCGCTCACGCCCGTCGACCCGGCCCAGGGCGGCGCGGCGATCATCGGCGCCAAGCACCCGCACCAGCGCGAGCTCGCCCGCGAGCTCGGCGCCACCGTGGTGTGCGAGCCCGGGGAGCTGGCGCGGGCGGTGCGCCGCGCCACCGGCACGCAGGTCCTCGGCGGCGCGCCTGGAGGGGGGCCGCGCGGCACCGGGCGCCTCACCGGCGGCGCCGACGTCACGATCGACTGCGTCGGCTCGGCCGAGAGCCTCGCCACCGCGCTGGCCGTCACCCGACCGACCGGCCGCGTCGTCATGGTCGGCATGCCCGGCGTCGTGAAGGCCGACCTCACGCCGCTGTGGCAGCGCGAGATCGAGCTCGTCGGCGCGTACGCCTACGGCACCGAGCAGCTGCCCGGCGGCGGCACCGCCCGCACCTTCGACCTGGCGATGGCCCTCGTCCGGGACCTGGACCTCGGCCGCCTCGTGACCGCCACGTACCCGCTGCAGCGGGCCGACGACGCCATCGCCCACGCCGCCTCGGCCGGCAGCCGCGGCGCCGTCAAGATCGCCTTCGACCTGAGGACCTGA
- a CDS encoding D-alanine--D-alanine ligase family protein, which produces MTSPPERIRLVVLFGGRSAEHDVSRASASHVLSAIDPDRYEVVPVGITRDGRWQLAEAAAELLGARRALPASVDVEGPQTDPLALAGDLPTVVIPVLHGPNGEDGTVQGMLELAGVAYVGAGVLGSSVAMDKAMAKTVLDAHGIPQPRWRQLLTSDLSRPGLAEELLEDLGPVVFVKPANMGSSIGVSRATDVDGVLAGLEEAARYDERLVVEQGVGTPDEPVRELECGVLGNLSPQASVVGEVIPAAEFYDYDDKYHDGAARTVIPAELDDEVSEHVRSLAIRTFRALRAEGMARVDVFLAPTPGPSVDRVLVNEINTLPGFTPISMFPKLWHASGIDYPHLIDELVRLALERHQRRSRFQA; this is translated from the coding sequence GTGACGTCTCCTCCCGAACGGATCCGCCTGGTCGTGCTGTTCGGCGGCCGGTCCGCCGAGCACGACGTCAGCCGGGCGTCGGCCAGCCACGTGCTCTCCGCGATCGACCCCGATCGCTACGAGGTCGTCCCGGTGGGCATCACGCGCGACGGCCGCTGGCAGCTGGCCGAGGCGGCGGCGGAGCTGCTCGGCGCCCGCCGGGCGCTGCCGGCGTCGGTCGACGTCGAGGGACCGCAGACCGATCCGCTCGCCCTCGCCGGCGACCTGCCCACGGTCGTGATCCCCGTGCTCCACGGCCCCAACGGCGAGGACGGCACGGTGCAGGGGATGCTCGAGCTCGCGGGCGTGGCCTACGTGGGTGCCGGGGTGCTCGGGTCGTCGGTCGCGATGGACAAGGCGATGGCCAAGACGGTGCTCGACGCCCACGGGATCCCGCAGCCCCGGTGGCGTCAGCTGCTCACCTCGGACCTCTCGCGACCCGGCCTCGCCGAGGAGCTGCTCGAGGACCTCGGGCCGGTGGTGTTCGTGAAGCCGGCCAACATGGGGTCCTCGATCGGCGTCTCCCGCGCCACCGACGTCGACGGGGTCCTCGCCGGGCTCGAGGAGGCGGCCCGCTACGACGAGCGGCTCGTGGTCGAGCAGGGCGTCGGGACCCCCGACGAGCCCGTCCGGGAGCTCGAGTGCGGCGTGCTCGGCAACCTGTCGCCCCAGGCCTCGGTCGTCGGCGAGGTCATCCCCGCCGCCGAGTTCTACGACTACGACGACAAGTACCACGACGGCGCCGCCCGGACCGTCATCCCGGCCGAGCTCGACGACGAGGTGTCCGAGCACGTCCGCAGCCTGGCCATCCGCACGTTCCGGGCGCTGCGCGCCGAGGGCATGGCCAGGGTCGACGTGTTCCTTGCGCCGACCCCGGGCCCGTCGGTCGACCGCGTCCTGGTCAACGAGATCAACACGCTCCCCGGCTTCACGCCGATCTCGATGTTCCCGAAGCTGTGGCACGCGTCCGGCATCGACTACCCGCACCTGATCGACGAGCTCGTCCGCCTGGCCCTGGAGCGCCACCAGCGCCGCAGCCGGTTCCAGGCCTGA